The Candidatus Pantoea soli genome window below encodes:
- a CDS encoding helix-turn-helix domain-containing protein — protein sequence MDPLSELLLLHNPQGSIDKNCVLSGEWQLPHHAGHLCSVRWHTVAGGDVRLEMPSGAEHVLQAGQVVFLPQNAAHRIVQRHTQPVQLVCGLLQLPASAHAFLTALPETLLLAPQMETAEARWLAALLPLLGTASPARQPGSDALHSQQINAMFTLAVRDSVASSLPHRSLLALALHPRMGPLFSRLCSTPDRPWTVAEMADQVFMSRATFAALFRQLTHTTPQAALATIRLQLAAQQLAREAQPVIGIALAVGYASESSFHKAFTRAFGCSPGEYRRRARALAST from the coding sequence ATGGACCCGTTAAGTGAGTTACTGCTGCTGCATAACCCGCAGGGCAGCATTGATAAAAACTGCGTATTGAGTGGTGAATGGCAGCTGCCCCATCACGCCGGCCACCTGTGCAGCGTACGCTGGCATACTGTTGCCGGCGGTGACGTGCGGCTGGAGATGCCTTCCGGCGCAGAACACGTATTACAGGCGGGTCAGGTGGTGTTCCTGCCGCAGAATGCGGCGCACCGGATTGTGCAGCGACACACGCAGCCGGTGCAGCTGGTCTGTGGTCTCCTGCAACTGCCTGCCAGCGCCCATGCCTTCCTCACCGCGCTGCCGGAAACGCTGCTGCTGGCGCCGCAGATGGAAACCGCTGAAGCCCGCTGGCTGGCTGCGCTGCTGCCGCTGCTCGGCACGGCCTCACCGGCGCGACAGCCCGGCAGTGACGCACTGCACAGCCAGCAGATCAACGCCATGTTTACGCTGGCGGTGCGGGACAGCGTTGCGTCATCCCTGCCGCACCGCAGCCTGCTGGCGCTGGCGCTGCATCCGCGGATGGGTCCCCTGTTTTCCCGGCTCTGCAGCACACCGGACCGTCCGTGGACCGTGGCGGAGATGGCCGATCAGGTGTTTATGTCACGTGCAACCTTCGCTGCCCTGTTTCGCCAGCTGACCCATACCACGCCTCAGGCGGCACTGGCCACTATTCGACTGCAGCTGGCAGCCCAGCAGCTGGCGCGTGAGGCGCAGCCGGTGATCGGCATTGCACTGGCAGTGGGCTACGCCAGCGAATCCTCGTTTCACAAAGCGTTTACCCGTGCCTTTGGCTGTTCGCCTGGCGAATACCGGCGACGCGCCCGGGCGTTAGCCAGCACCTGA
- a CDS encoding SulP family inorganic anion transporter, which yields MSHPSDPAAAAASDITVGRVLRSPALLTRECLAGVITALALIPEVISFSVIAGVDPKVSLVASVVLCLTLSILGGRPAMVTAAAGSVALVIGPMVHAHGVAYILPAVILGGIIQIIFGLAGLSRMMRYIPRSVMIGFVNALGILIFFAQVPHVWGQSALVWGLFAVTLAIVLLLPKVLKSVPSPLVAIVAVTAVALLLGYRVPNVGDGGPMTAGLPGFTALLVPVNLQTLQIVWPTALSVAFVGLMESLLTAKLVDDLTDTPSGKRRESWALGVGNILAGFYGGIAGCAMIGQTIVNVELGKARTRVSTVAAAIVLLLLVTGLSQIMAQIPMVVLAAIMMVVAVKTVNWHSLQPATLKRMPWSETLVMVLTVAVTVWTGNLALGVLMGVILAMMLFARRIAHVIHAERQLSEDGEEVHYTVRGPLFFGSSNDLFEHFDYGHDPRRVTIDLTHAQIWDASSVAALDAIEYRYQRHGATVTFVGLDNRSSDFRDRLSGNLG from the coding sequence ATGAGTCATCCGAGCGATCCTGCTGCTGCGGCGGCAAGCGATATCACGGTCGGACGCGTCCTGCGTTCTCCCGCCCTGTTAACCCGTGAATGTCTGGCCGGCGTGATTACCGCGCTGGCACTGATTCCAGAAGTGATCTCGTTTTCGGTGATTGCCGGCGTGGATCCCAAAGTCAGCCTGGTGGCCTCCGTGGTGCTGTGCCTGACACTCTCCATTCTGGGCGGTCGACCGGCCATGGTTACCGCCGCCGCCGGTTCGGTTGCGCTGGTGATTGGCCCGATGGTGCATGCGCACGGGGTCGCCTATATCCTGCCCGCCGTGATTCTCGGCGGCATTATTCAGATTATTTTTGGCCTTGCCGGACTGTCACGCATGATGCGTTATATTCCGCGTTCGGTGATGATTGGCTTCGTGAATGCGCTGGGCATCCTGATTTTCTTTGCGCAGGTGCCGCATGTCTGGGGTCAGTCTGCTCTGGTGTGGGGGCTGTTTGCCGTCACGCTGGCGATTGTACTGCTGCTGCCAAAGGTGCTGAAAAGCGTGCCGTCGCCGCTGGTGGCGATTGTCGCCGTCACTGCGGTCGCGCTGCTGCTTGGCTATCGCGTACCGAATGTCGGTGATGGAGGTCCGATGACGGCCGGCCTGCCGGGGTTTACTGCGCTGCTGGTGCCTGTTAACCTGCAGACGCTGCAAATCGTCTGGCCAACCGCCCTTTCCGTGGCCTTTGTCGGCCTGATGGAATCGCTGCTGACCGCTAAACTGGTGGACGATCTCACCGATACGCCATCGGGTAAGCGTCGCGAATCCTGGGCGCTGGGCGTGGGCAATATCCTGGCGGGCTTTTATGGCGGTATCGCCGGCTGCGCCATGATTGGCCAGACCATTGTTAACGTTGAGCTGGGCAAAGCGCGTACCCGCGTTTCAACCGTGGCAGCGGCCATCGTGCTGCTGCTGCTGGTGACCGGTCTGAGCCAGATCATGGCGCAGATCCCCATGGTGGTACTGGCGGCCATTATGATGGTGGTGGCCGTGAAAACCGTAAACTGGCACAGTCTGCAGCCCGCCACGCTGAAACGCATGCCGTGGTCTGAAACGCTGGTGATGGTGCTGACCGTGGCCGTCACCGTCTGGACCGGCAACCTGGCACTGGGCGTGCTGATGGGCGTGATTCTGGCCATGATGCTGTTTGCGCGTCGCATTGCTCACGTTATCCATGCCGAACGTCAACTGAGCGAGGATGGAGAAGAAGTGCACTATACCGTGCGGGGGCCGCTGTTTTTCGGCAGCAGTAACGACCTGTTTGAACATTTCGATTATGGCCACGATCCGCGCCGCGTCACCATCGATCTGACGCACGCGCAAATCTGGGATGCCTCCAGCGTGGCGGCGCTTGACGCCATTGAATACCGCTATCAGCGTCACGGTGCCACCGTGACCTTTGTCGGCCTCGATAATCGCAGCAGCGATTTTCGCGATCGCCTGAGCGGCAATCTGGGCTAA
- a CDS encoding biofilm/acid-resistance regulator YmgB/AriR, whose protein sequence is MQNAANNSATVADYFTQAHHNDINEMEVFGHLIAEILQAGMPVTNKAIISALISRLEQESDVVQLDIYRHLLEMVVNKTPDDFSV, encoded by the coding sequence ATGCAAAACGCCGCCAATAACAGCGCAACCGTCGCTGACTACTTTACTCAGGCGCACCACAACGACATCAATGAGATGGAAGTGTTCGGCCATCTCATTGCTGAGATTCTTCAGGCCGGTATGCCGGTGACCAATAAAGCCATTATCAGCGCACTGATCTCCCGGCTGGAGCAGGAGAGCGATGTGGTACAGCTGGACATCTATCGCCATCTGCTGGAAATGGTGGTCAATAAAACGCCCGACGATTTTTCGGTATAG
- a CDS encoding MarR family winged helix-turn-helix transcriptional regulator translates to MSDYPQPFSRLLHLTAHAWRLAVDRRLKESGLSMSSWMAIASVATAAEPPTQKALAQLLGLEEASVVPLVDRLVKQQLLARVQPPDDRRKRLLVLTPQGTLAFSEVKTQADALRAQLLQDIDAGELAIAEKVLQQLLDRLGSL, encoded by the coding sequence TTGAGTGACTACCCGCAACCCTTTTCCCGCTTACTCCATCTTACCGCCCACGCATGGCGGCTGGCGGTTGACCGGCGTCTGAAGGAGAGTGGCCTGAGCATGAGCAGCTGGATGGCGATTGCCAGCGTCGCGACGGCCGCGGAGCCGCCGACGCAAAAAGCGCTGGCGCAGCTGCTGGGGCTGGAAGAGGCGAGCGTGGTCCCGCTGGTGGATCGGCTGGTGAAACAGCAGTTGCTGGCGCGGGTGCAGCCGCCGGACGATCGGCGGAAACGTCTGCTGGTGCTGACGCCGCAGGGCACACTGGCATTCAGTGAAGTGAAAACCCAGGCGGATGCGCTGCGTGCCCAGCTGCTACAGGATATTGATGCTGGCGAACTGGCGATTGCGGAGAAAGTCCTGCAGCAGCTGCTGGACCGGCTGGGGAGCCTCTGA
- a CDS encoding MFS transporter: protein MAKRNPYAQREWLPHEKPMLPGSPSTPLHSPGKRVAFGLIGLLISITGALSNALVTANLTNLQGTFAAYSNEIAWLPAVYVMGNISINLLLVKFRQQFGLRLFTEAFLVLYVIVAFFHLIANDLSSAIIVRTAHGMVGAALSSLGIYYQIQAWPAKHRLKALVIGITASQLAIPLARLFSTELLQLEEWRGLYLFELGLAMIALGCVLVVKLPPGDRFKAFEKLDFVTFLLLAPGMALLCGVLSLGRIEWWFSTPWLGVCLALALTLIVAAVVLEHNRANPLINTRWLSNGMMVRLGIVMIMMRIVLAEQNTGAVGFLQQLGLQNDQMRGLALAIIAGVICGMVASALTIKPTHLNWPIVTSLAIMIVASLMDAQSSPLTRGNNLYISQFLLGFSSAFFLAPAMLLGIGGVVTQPKNLVSFVVLFGMSQNLGGLIGSAILGTFQTWREKYHSSLLGDQLSQLDPNVTDRLNQYSALFRSQLTDSVLLSAQSSSQLQTTATLQANVLAYNDTYLLTAALALITLMWVLWRLTRQRYLSWRQARHNLAEQRQQAISENRTETP from the coding sequence GTGGCAAAACGCAATCCTTATGCGCAGCGGGAGTGGCTGCCGCACGAAAAGCCAATGCTGCCGGGCTCACCGTCGACGCCGCTGCATTCGCCCGGGAAACGCGTGGCATTTGGGCTGATTGGCCTGCTGATCTCCATCACCGGGGCGCTGAGTAACGCGCTGGTAACCGCCAACCTCACCAACCTGCAGGGCACGTTTGCCGCCTACAGCAATGAAATCGCCTGGCTGCCGGCAGTCTATGTGATGGGCAACATCTCAATAAACCTGCTGCTGGTGAAATTTCGTCAGCAGTTCGGGCTGCGCCTGTTTACCGAAGCCTTCCTGGTGCTGTACGTCATCGTGGCGTTTTTCCATCTTATTGCCAACGATCTCAGCTCGGCGATTATCGTACGCACCGCGCATGGCATGGTGGGTGCCGCGCTCAGCTCGCTCGGCATCTATTACCAGATCCAGGCCTGGCCGGCGAAACATCGCCTGAAAGCGCTGGTCATCGGCATCACCGCGTCGCAGCTGGCGATTCCGCTGGCGCGGCTGTTCTCCACCGAACTGCTGCAGCTTGAGGAGTGGCGCGGGCTCTATCTGTTTGAACTGGGTCTGGCGATGATCGCGCTGGGCTGCGTGCTGGTTGTCAAACTGCCGCCCGGCGATCGTTTCAAAGCGTTTGAAAAACTCGATTTTGTCACCTTTCTGCTGCTGGCACCAGGCATGGCGCTGCTGTGCGGAGTGCTGTCGCTGGGACGCATTGAGTGGTGGTTCAGTACGCCGTGGCTGGGTGTCTGTCTGGCGCTGGCACTGACGCTGATTGTGGCGGCGGTGGTGCTGGAGCACAATCGCGCTAACCCGCTGATTAACACGCGCTGGCTGAGCAACGGCATGATGGTGCGGTTGGGGATTGTGATGATCATGATGCGTATCGTGCTGGCGGAACAGAATACCGGCGCGGTAGGCTTTCTGCAGCAGCTCGGGCTGCAGAACGATCAGATGCGCGGGCTGGCGCTGGCGATTATCGCCGGCGTGATCTGCGGCATGGTTGCCAGCGCGCTGACCATCAAACCCACTCACCTCAACTGGCCGATTGTGACGTCACTGGCCATCATGATTGTGGCGTCGCTGATGGATGCGCAATCCAGCCCGCTGACGCGCGGCAATAATTTGTATATCAGCCAGTTTTTGCTGGGGTTCAGCAGCGCCTTTTTCCTTGCGCCGGCGATGCTGCTGGGGATTGGCGGCGTGGTCACCCAGCCGAAAAATCTGGTGAGCTTTGTGGTGCTGTTTGGCATGAGCCAGAACCTCGGCGGCCTGATTGGTTCGGCGATTCTCGGCACCTTTCAGACCTGGCGCGAAAAATATCACTCCAGTTTGCTCGGTGACCAGCTGTCGCAGCTCGATCCGAACGTGACCGATCGTCTGAATCAGTACAGCGCGCTGTTCCGCAGCCAGCTGACCGACAGCGTGCTGCTCAGTGCGCAGAGCAGCAGCCAGCTGCAAACCACCGCCACGCTACAGGCGAATGTGCTGGCTTATAACGATACCTATCTGCTGACGGCCGCGCTGGCGCTGATCACCCTGATGTGGGTGCTGTGGCGGCTGACGCGGCAGCGTTACCTGAGCTGGCGCCAGGCACGGCATAACCTGGCAGAGCAGCGCCAGCAGGCGATTTCAGAAAACCGAACGGAGACCCCATGA
- a CDS encoding HlyD family secretion protein, with protein sequence MSQQDDLQSAERERANRRRILSIAAGSGIVIVGVLVILYAWQLWPFTSTIQSTENAYVRGQVTFISPQVSGYLTGVEVVDLQPVTRGQLLMTIDDRIYRQRVHQAQAQLDMKIAALNNNQQQRRSAEATIASNQAALENARAQALKSGLDLKRVENLASDGSLSVRERDAARAANAQAQAQQRQAAAQVAVAQQNLQTVIVNRASLEGDVASAKAALELANIDLANTRIIAPDSGQLGQLSVRKGTYVTAGTRLTSVVPDNKWIIANLKETQLARVRPGLPVTIRVDALDGKRFDGRVEFISPAAGSEFSAISPDNATGNFVKIAQRIPVRIRILGNDQQLLRPGMSVEVSIDTAAEPHRDAP encoded by the coding sequence ATGAGTCAACAGGATGATCTTCAGTCTGCCGAGCGCGAACGCGCTAACCGCCGACGGATTCTCTCTATCGCAGCCGGCAGCGGCATTGTGATTGTCGGCGTGCTGGTGATTTTGTATGCGTGGCAGCTGTGGCCTTTTACCAGCACCATTCAGTCCACCGAGAACGCCTACGTGCGCGGCCAGGTGACCTTTATCAGCCCGCAGGTCAGCGGCTACCTCACCGGTGTTGAGGTGGTGGATTTGCAACCGGTGACCCGTGGACAGCTGCTGATGACCATCGACGATCGCATCTACCGTCAGCGCGTGCATCAGGCTCAGGCGCAGCTCGATATGAAAATCGCCGCGCTGAACAATAATCAGCAGCAGCGCCGCAGTGCGGAAGCTACCATCGCCAGCAATCAGGCGGCGCTGGAAAATGCCCGGGCGCAGGCGCTGAAAAGCGGGCTGGATCTGAAACGCGTGGAGAATCTGGCGTCTGACGGCTCGCTTTCCGTGCGTGAGCGCGATGCCGCACGGGCGGCGAACGCGCAGGCGCAGGCGCAACAGCGTCAGGCTGCCGCGCAGGTGGCCGTGGCGCAGCAGAATCTGCAGACGGTGATTGTTAATCGCGCCTCGCTGGAGGGTGATGTCGCCAGCGCGAAAGCGGCGCTGGAACTGGCCAATATCGATCTGGCGAATACGCGGATTATCGCGCCGGACAGTGGCCAGCTCGGGCAGCTGTCGGTGCGTAAAGGGACCTATGTCACGGCGGGCACGCGCCTGACATCGGTGGTGCCGGATAACAAATGGATTATCGCCAACCTGAAAGAGACGCAGCTGGCGCGGGTGCGGCCCGGCCTGCCGGTCACCATTCGCGTGGATGCGCTGGACGGTAAGCGCTTTGACGGCCGGGTGGAGTTCATCTCACCGGCGGCCGGTTCGGAGTTCAGCGCTATCTCGCCGGACAACGCTACCGGCAACTTCGTTAAAATTGCGCAGCGTATACCGGTGCGTATCCGCATTCTGGGTAATGATCAGCAGCTGCTGCGGCCGGGGATGTCGGTAGAAGTGAGTATTGATACCGCCGCCGAACCGCACAGGGATGCACCATGA
- a CDS encoding efflux transporter outer membrane subunit, which translates to MKRLLLVPLTALMLSGCATEVEKAPASLPIPESWRQQVGPHAAPEAQWWRAFGDDDLNRLVNQALQHNSDVLMARSRVDQYRAQLRAAQGDNFPTLSAGVAATHQRALSSATGQPYENAVFQGLLQANYAVDLWGSRSNSIRAARASLEAQRAAASAAELTVASSVASGYLSLCALDEQLRVTHATLATRENALRLAQRQFEIGYTSRLEWMQASSEYQTAKAQVPQLQHQIEQQENALSVLVGMNPRAIARNSRFDHIRPQTLPALLPSQLLNRRPDIVQAQRQLLAADATLTSTQAKLLPSLNLTASGTLQSTQLHDLVADPFRLWSIGGSILAPLLNREALTAQVDVAMATRNQALYGYEKVVRNAFSEVDNAMDAIRRSEEQLSELQQQEKFVAEAYRIAHNRYQNGYASYLDELDAQRTLFSTQLNIVSVKNTLLLAQIDLYRALGGGWQG; encoded by the coding sequence ATGAAGCGACTGTTACTGGTACCGCTCACGGCGCTGATGCTGAGCGGCTGCGCCACGGAAGTGGAAAAAGCCCCGGCGTCATTGCCGATACCGGAAAGCTGGCGACAGCAGGTCGGCCCGCACGCAGCGCCGGAGGCGCAGTGGTGGCGGGCGTTTGGCGATGACGATCTTAACCGGCTGGTCAATCAGGCGCTGCAGCACAACAGCGACGTACTGATGGCGCGATCGCGCGTCGATCAATACCGGGCACAGCTGCGGGCTGCGCAGGGCGATAACTTCCCGACGCTGTCAGCGGGCGTTGCGGCTACTCATCAGCGCGCGCTGTCATCGGCCACCGGCCAGCCTTATGAGAATGCGGTGTTTCAGGGGCTGCTGCAGGCAAACTATGCAGTGGATTTGTGGGGCAGCCGCAGCAACAGCATACGGGCGGCCCGGGCGTCGCTGGAAGCGCAGCGGGCGGCGGCTTCTGCGGCGGAGCTGACCGTCGCCAGTTCAGTGGCGTCCGGCTATCTCAGCCTGTGCGCGCTTGACGAGCAGCTGCGCGTGACTCACGCGACGCTCGCGACGCGGGAAAATGCGCTGCGGCTGGCGCAGCGTCAGTTTGAAATCGGCTATACCTCGCGACTGGAGTGGATGCAGGCGTCTTCGGAATACCAGACGGCAAAGGCGCAGGTGCCGCAGCTGCAGCACCAGATCGAGCAGCAGGAAAATGCGCTCAGCGTGCTGGTGGGCATGAACCCGCGCGCCATTGCGCGCAACAGCCGGTTCGACCATATCCGGCCGCAGACGCTGCCTGCGCTGCTGCCGTCGCAGTTACTCAATCGTCGTCCGGACATTGTGCAGGCGCAGCGTCAGCTGCTGGCGGCCGATGCCACGCTGACCTCCACCCAGGCGAAACTGCTGCCGTCGCTAAATCTCACCGCCAGCGGCACCCTGCAGAGCACGCAGCTGCATGATTTGGTCGCCGATCCGTTCCGCCTGTGGAGCATCGGCGGCAGCATTCTGGCGCCGCTGCTGAACCGTGAAGCGCTGACCGCCCAGGTGGATGTGGCGATGGCCACGCGCAATCAGGCGCTGTACGGCTATGAGAAAGTGGTGCGTAACGCTTTCTCCGAGGTGGATAACGCCATGGATGCGATTCGCCGCAGCGAAGAGCAACTGAGCGAGCTGCAGCAGCAGGAAAAATTTGTGGCAGAGGCGTATCGCATCGCCCATAACCGCTACCAGAATGGCTATGCCTCCTACCTTGATGAACTGGATGCGCAGCGCACGCTGTTCAGCACGCAGCTGAATATTGTCTCCGTGAAGAATACGCTGCTGCTGGCACAGATCGATCTTTACCGCGCGCTGGGCGGCGGCTGGCAGGGCTGA
- a CDS encoding TonB-dependent receptor, with translation MRTTPFPGGLIPTLLAVLIGSACLPARAATATSAGQSETLIVTAAPESTFRPGGNALVPAYLDGQIAHGGRLGMLGEQNAMDVPFNVIGYTAKMIQDQQAKTIADVVRNDAGVQNVKGYGNFAETYRIRGFDLDGDDMTWGGLPGVVPRQIMDASLIERVEIFKGANSLVNGAASSGVGGMINLEPKHAEEVPATRVGVDYTTASQLGGTLDSGRRFGDNNQFGVRVNAVHREGETGVHAEKKRTTAASVGLDYRGDRLRTSLDVGYQKKSVHGGLQGVKFADAGVIPAVPAASHNYSQKWVYSDVESTFGMAKAEYDLTDSWTAYAGLGAQHAHETGNYGAPSLTSSNGDGTISSFYSNRIQDNLSGMAGLRGQFHTGAISHQVNLGYSALTTNARNAYAMSLTGTPFNIYRSGEVAQPAATFAGGKFSDPLTTARTRTQGYLLSDTLGLFDDRLLLTAGARHQKVVVRGYDYNSGREDVDARYSNDRWMPTYGVVYKPWQSVAFYANHTEALQPGDTAPKEAVNYGSVTGIAHSQQNEIGVKTDFGRIGGALSLFDIRKPSGILNNDRVYVMEGEQRHRGVEANVFGEPLLGLRLNASATWIDPVMKKTNGGTYDGKQAIGVPRSTWVVGAEYDIRAVEGLTATALLNHSGAQYANVANTLKLASYTTLDLGVRYRMQLQQHDLVWRAGVENVTNEKYWANVDSTGTYLAQGDPRTLKISMSYDF, from the coding sequence ATGCGCACTACACCTTTCCCGGGCGGATTAATACCCACCCTGCTGGCCGTGCTGATCGGCAGTGCCTGCCTGCCGGCGCGTGCTGCGACCGCCACCTCCGCCGGCCAGTCAGAGACGCTCATCGTCACCGCCGCACCAGAGAGCACCTTCCGGCCCGGCGGCAATGCGCTGGTGCCAGCCTATCTCGACGGGCAGATAGCGCACGGTGGCCGGCTGGGCATGCTTGGCGAGCAGAACGCCATGGACGTGCCGTTTAACGTCATCGGCTATACCGCAAAGATGATTCAGGACCAGCAGGCGAAAACCATCGCCGATGTGGTGCGCAACGATGCCGGGGTACAGAACGTCAAAGGCTACGGTAATTTTGCAGAAACCTACCGCATTCGCGGGTTTGATCTCGACGGCGACGACATGACGTGGGGTGGCCTGCCGGGCGTAGTGCCGCGTCAGATAATGGATGCTTCGCTGATCGAGCGGGTGGAAATTTTCAAGGGGGCTAACAGCCTGGTTAATGGCGCGGCCTCATCAGGCGTGGGCGGCATGATTAATCTGGAACCCAAACACGCCGAAGAGGTGCCCGCGACGCGGGTGGGCGTAGATTACACCACCGCCTCGCAGCTGGGCGGGACGCTGGATAGCGGACGCCGCTTTGGCGATAATAATCAGTTTGGCGTGCGCGTTAACGCGGTGCACCGCGAGGGCGAAACCGGCGTGCACGCTGAAAAGAAACGCACCACGGCTGCGTCTGTTGGTCTCGACTACCGCGGCGACCGGCTGCGTACCTCGCTGGACGTGGGCTATCAGAAAAAAAGCGTGCACGGCGGATTGCAGGGCGTGAAATTTGCCGATGCCGGCGTGATTCCGGCCGTGCCCGCGGCTTCCCACAATTACAGCCAAAAATGGGTCTACAGCGATGTGGAATCCACCTTTGGCATGGCGAAAGCCGAATATGACCTGACCGACAGCTGGACCGCCTACGCCGGGCTGGGGGCGCAGCATGCGCATGAAACCGGTAACTACGGCGCGCCATCCCTGACCAGCAGCAACGGTGATGGCACCATCAGCAGTTTTTATTCTAACCGCATTCAGGACAACCTGAGCGGCATGGCCGGCTTGCGCGGTCAGTTCCACACCGGCGCGATCAGCCATCAGGTTAACCTGGGCTATTCAGCCCTGACCACCAACGCCAGAAACGCGTATGCCATGTCGCTGACCGGCACGCCTTTCAATATTTACCGCAGCGGCGAGGTTGCACAGCCGGCAGCCACCTTTGCCGGCGGAAAGTTTTCCGATCCGCTCACCACGGCACGCACGCGTACTCAGGGGTATCTGCTGAGCGACACGCTGGGTCTGTTTGATGACAGGCTGCTGCTGACCGCCGGTGCCCGCCATCAGAAGGTGGTGGTACGCGGTTACGACTACAACAGCGGCCGTGAAGATGTTGACGCACGCTACAGCAATGACCGCTGGATGCCAACCTACGGCGTGGTCTATAAGCCGTGGCAGTCGGTGGCGTTTTATGCCAACCACACCGAAGCGCTGCAGCCGGGCGACACCGCGCCGAAAGAGGCGGTTAACTATGGCAGCGTTACCGGTATTGCGCATTCGCAGCAGAACGAAATCGGCGTGAAAACCGATTTCGGGCGCATCGGCGGTGCCCTGAGCCTGTTTGACATCCGCAAGCCCTCGGGCATCCTTAACAACGACCGGGTTTACGTGATGGAGGGGGAGCAGCGCCATCGCGGGGTGGAAGCGAATGTGTTTGGCGAACCGCTGCTGGGGCTGCGTCTGAATGCCAGCGCCACCTGGATCGACCCGGTGATGAAGAAAACCAACGGTGGCACCTATGATGGCAAACAGGCGATCGGCGTGCCGCGCAGCACCTGGGTGGTGGGGGCGGAGTACGACATCCGCGCGGTGGAAGGCCTGACGGCGACCGCGCTGCTGAACCACAGCGGTGCGCAGTATGCCAACGTCGCCAATACCCTGAAGCTTGCCAGTTATACCACGCTGGATCTGGGCGTGCGCTACCGTATGCAGCTGCAGCAGCACGATCTGGTCTGGCGCGCCGGGGTAGAGAATGTCACTAACGAGAAGTACTGGGCGAATGTTGACAGCACCGGCACCTATCTGGCGCAGGGCGACCCGCGCACGCTGAAAATCAGCATGAGCTACGATTTCTGA
- a CDS encoding beta-glucosidase, with protein sequence MTQLSPRHQPQLFRSFYQGSFPCSTACRSGGRRIDMVISSGHDMLLEKDYAALAQLGLRTARDGARWHLIEATPNAYDWRSFLPMLHAAARHDVQIIWELAHFGYPDHLDIWKAAFVDHFGRFARAMAQLMRDEGVEQPFFTPINQISFWSWAGADVSWLDPYASQRGRELKRQLVRASLAAMHAIRDVYPQARFVLTDPLVQIAADPDNPDSKPYADSQHQAQFEAWDWLAGRDAPELGGQADFLDILGLNYYPNNHWFFSGDTIPADHAHYQPLHRLLIQCWQRYQRPLLLAETGAEGEARAPWLRHVSEEARLALAQGVALEGISLYPVIEYPAWADDRRSPGALLGLGDANGNRTLHEALALELRSQQIKWQNRQPD encoded by the coding sequence ATGACTCAGCTATCCCCGCGCCATCAGCCTCAACTGTTTCGCAGCTTTTATCAGGGCAGCTTCCCCTGCTCAACCGCCTGCCGCAGCGGCGGACGACGGATTGATATGGTCATCAGCAGCGGCCACGACATGCTGCTGGAGAAAGATTATGCGGCCCTGGCGCAGCTGGGTCTGCGTACGGCGCGTGACGGCGCCCGCTGGCACCTGATTGAAGCCACGCCCAACGCGTATGACTGGCGCAGCTTCCTGCCGATGCTGCACGCCGCCGCGCGTCACGATGTGCAAATCATATGGGAGCTGGCCCATTTTGGGTACCCGGATCACCTGGATATCTGGAAAGCCGCTTTTGTCGATCACTTTGGCCGTTTTGCCCGGGCGATGGCGCAGCTGATGCGTGATGAAGGGGTCGAACAGCCTTTTTTTACCCCGATTAATCAAATCTCTTTCTGGTCCTGGGCGGGTGCCGATGTCTCCTGGCTGGATCCTTACGCCAGCCAGCGCGGGCGCGAGCTGAAACGGCAGCTGGTGCGCGCCTCGCTCGCGGCGATGCACGCCATCCGCGACGTGTATCCGCAGGCGCGATTTGTGCTGACCGATCCGCTGGTACAGATCGCCGCCGATCCGGATAACCCGGATAGCAAACCCTATGCTGACAGCCAGCATCAGGCGCAGTTTGAAGCCTGGGACTGGCTGGCCGGACGGGATGCACCCGAGCTGGGCGGTCAGGCCGATTTTCTGGACATTCTTGGCCTGAATTATTATCCGAATAACCACTGGTTTTTTTCGGGGGACACTATCCCGGCAGATCATGCGCACTATCAGCCGCTGCATCGCCTGCTGATACAGTGCTGGCAGCGCTATCAGCGCCCGCTGCTGCTGGCAGAAACCGGTGCTGAAGGCGAAGCGCGCGCGCCCTGGCTGCGTCACGTCAGCGAGGAGGCGCGGCTGGCGCTGGCGCAGGGGGTCGCGCTGGAGGGCATCTCCCTCTATCCGGTGATTGAATATCCGGCCTGGGCGGACGATCGCCGCTCGCCCGGTGCGCTGCTGGGGCTGGGTGACGCCAATGGCAATCGCACGCTGCACGAAGCGCTGGCGCTGGAGTTGCGCAGTCAGCAGATCAAATGGCAGAACCGCCAGCCGGATTAG